One Onychostoma macrolepis isolate SWU-2019 chromosome 15, ASM1243209v1, whole genome shotgun sequence DNA segment encodes these proteins:
- the alp3 gene encoding alkaline phosphatase, tissue-nonspecific isozyme isoform X1, protein MGVTTITAARILKGQLQNRSGEETVMNMDTFPYVGLAKVYSVDFQVPDSAATATAYLCGVKSNLNTVGLSAAARNGVCRSQKGNEVTSILKWAKDAGKSVGIVTTTRVQHATPAASYAHSASRTWYSDADLPTSAVTGGCTDIASQLLRNTDIDVIIGGGRKYMTPKGFPDPEYPADLSAQGQRKDNRNLINEWLSMKEGKVARYVWNKTDFDAVDPEKTDYLMALFEPGDLRFDVERDRNMDPSISETTEKAIQILKKNPKGFFLLVEGGRIDQGHHSSRASMALHEAVALDNAVARGLELTNEEETLTVVTADHSHAFTFNGYPFRGNSILGKSPIFAMDFLPYTTLMYGNGPGHKITDNKRPDIRHIDTTDKDYVQQSAVPLDSETHGGEDVALFARGPMAHLFQGVYEQNYIAHAMAYTACVGTNQEHCAASAEPDEIPFTSTHLGSSAPDTPLGAVTTVMLSALMSVLLH, encoded by the exons gtgtACTCGGTGGATTTTCAGGTTCCTGACAGCGCGGCGACGGCTACAGCGTATCTGTGCGGAGTCAAATCCAACCTGAACACTGTGGGTTTGAGCGCAGCCGCTCGCAACGGTGTGTGTCGCTCGCAGAAGGGCAACGAAGTCACGTCCATCCTCAAATGGGCTAAAGACGCAG GGAAGTCTGTGGGCATAGTGACCACAACACGTGTTCAACACGCCACTCCTGCTGCTTCATACGCTCACAGCGCCAGCCGGACGTGGTACAGCGACGCCGATCTGCCGACTTCTGCCGTCACAGGAGGCTGTACAGACATCGCCTCACAGCTGCTCCGAAACACCGACATAGAC GTGATCATCGGAGGAGGTCGGAAGTACATGACGCCTAAAGGGTTTCCCGATCCGGAGTATCCCGCAGATCTGAGCGCACAAGGACAGAGAAAAGACAACAGAAACCTCATAAATGAGTGGCTGAGCATGAAGGAGGGAAAG GTTGCGAGATACGTGTGGAATAAGACAGACTTTGACGCCGTGGACCCTGAAAAGACGGATTATCTGATGG CCCTCTTTGAGCCGGGTGATCTTCGGTTTGATGTGGAGAGAGATCGCAACATGGATCCTTCCATCTCAGAGACCACAGAGAAAGCCATCCAgatcctaaaaaaaaatcccaaaggATTCTTCCTGCTGGTCGAAG GCGGTCGTATCGATCAGGGACACCACAGCAGTCGCGCATCTATGGCGCTGCATGAGGCGGTTGCCCTTGACAACGCTGTCGCCCGTGGACTGGAGCTGACCAATGAGGAGGAGACTCTGACTGTCGTCACGGCTGACCACTCCCACGCCTTCACTTTCAACGGCTACCCATTCAGAGGGAACAGCATTCTGG GAAAGTCTCCAATCTTTGCCATGGACTTTTTACCCTACACAACTCTGATGTACGGAAACGGACCGGGACATAAAATCACCGACAACAAGCGTCCAGACATCCGTCACATCGACACCA CCGATAAGGACTACGTTCAGCAGTCGGCCGTCCCGCTGGACTCTGAGACCCACGGAGGCGAGGATGTGGCTCTGTTTGCCCGAGGCCCCATGGCTCATCTCTTCCAGGGTGTGTATGAGCAGAACTACATCGCACACGCCATGGCTTACACGGCCTGCGTCGGCACCAATCAGGAACACTGCGCTGCCTCCGCTGAACCTGATGAGATTCCCTTCACTTCCACTCACCTGGGAAGCTCCGCCCCTGACACGCCCCTCGGCGCCGTGACGACAGTGATGCTGAGCGCATTGATG